The following proteins are co-located in the Chloroflexota bacterium genome:
- a CDS encoding sigma-70 family RNA polymerase sigma factor has protein sequence MESRADMPRAGFGGAEIMVTNTAQKTKNRQPREVSGDTTDTIREYLTAIGQHPLLDKSDEVRLGLAVERRMELKQRREAFNDEYGSLPSTTDLVFDIYMALRERRPTLLKFAGVLGFELPTNTTISDALAIDEIRDALDLPMNADTKTQMAQALDVKDNDAVSHVAAISKLRWLLPLDVIAMLDSEPDGELAEDIIRDVEDWWKTIENVGRDAGEDLTNSNLRLVVSIARKYQNRGLPMLDLVQEGNLGLMRAVEKFDSHKGFKFSTYATWWVRQAVTRALADQGRTIRLPVHVVERLQQLGTAERELLRRLDRDASPAEIADELGWSLDNVEVLLQQRQHTVSLETPVGEEESTLEDFIQDTGGWATDEMAIRMVTRQNVVEAMQDLPPRLRLVLTLRFGFFDDRPRTLEEVGQELGVTRERVRQLERQALDRMRMSGRLPSLAEYGAV, from the coding sequence ATGGAAAGCCGCGCGGATATGCCGCGTGCAGGCTTTGGAGGTGCCGAAATTATGGTTACGAATACCGCACAGAAGACTAAGAACCGACAACCCCGCGAGGTTTCCGGGGACACTACGGACACGATCCGCGAATACCTGACCGCGATCGGGCAGCACCCGCTGCTCGACAAGTCGGACGAGGTACGGCTCGGACTCGCCGTTGAGCGCCGGATGGAGCTGAAGCAGCGCCGCGAAGCCTTCAACGATGAGTACGGCTCCCTGCCGTCAACGACAGATCTCGTATTCGACATCTACATGGCACTGCGAGAGCGCCGACCGACGCTGCTGAAGTTCGCCGGGGTTCTCGGCTTCGAGCTGCCCACGAACACCACCATCAGCGATGCGCTCGCAATCGACGAAATCCGAGATGCGCTCGACCTGCCGATGAACGCTGACACGAAGACTCAGATGGCGCAGGCGCTCGATGTCAAGGACAACGACGCCGTGTCGCATGTCGCAGCGATTTCCAAGCTGCGGTGGCTGCTGCCGCTCGATGTGATTGCCATGCTGGACTCTGAGCCGGACGGCGAACTTGCGGAAGACATTATCCGCGATGTCGAAGACTGGTGGAAGACTATCGAGAATGTCGGCAGGGACGCGGGTGAAGACCTGACGAACTCCAACCTGCGGCTGGTGGTCAGCATTGCGCGTAAGTACCAGAACCGCGGGCTGCCGATGCTCGACCTCGTGCAGGAGGGCAATCTTGGCTTGATGCGCGCCGTCGAGAAGTTCGACTCGCACAAGGGCTTCAAGTTCAGCACATACGCGACCTGGTGGGTGCGCCAAGCGGTAACGCGCGCGCTGGCAGATCAGGGGCGCACGATTCGGCTGCCGGTGCACGTCGTTGAGCGTCTGCAGCAGCTTGGCACTGCCGAGCGGGAACTGCTTCGCAGGCTAGACCGCGACGCGTCGCCTGCTGAAATTGCTGACGAGCTCGGATGGTCGCTGGACAATGTGGAAGTGCTGTTGCAGCAGAGGCAGCACACGGTATCGCTGGAAACACCCGTCGGCGAGGAAGAGTCCACGCTAGAGGACTTCATCCAGGACACCGGCGGCTGGGCGACCGACGAGATGGCGATCCGAATGGTTACGCGGCAGAATGTCGTGGAGGCGATGCAGGACTTGCCGCCTCGCCTGCGTCTGGTGCTGACGCTGCGCTTCGGCTTCTTCGACGACCGCCCTCGCACGCTCGAAGAGGTTGGGCAGGAGCTCGGCGTTACGCGGGAGCGCGTGCGGCAGTTGGAACGGCAGGCGCTCGACAGGATGCGTATGTCGGGTAGGCTGCCGAGCCTTGCCGAGTACGGGGCGGTCTAA
- a CDS encoding universal stress protein: protein MFDHIVVPLDGSKLSEAALAYVAPLARSLGSKVVLLHAYDNPYVDLLSAHPGAREIAPDQNAVAAASDYLNGTRDRLQSDGVQCDIRIMRGAPAAVILKYIEERRPDLIAMSTHGRSGLRRMLVGSVTTTILPRAETPVLIVHPAEGEEHPETSFESLVVPLDMSYRSEHILPVAAELADALNLDTTLVTCVPSQSQLYIGSGHEVYPYPDDLMEQAQESAEEYLQSSTDAAARGRQRNVRWECLDGGPAGAIVEYAESQPNSLIAMCTQGRTGLGRWVLGSVTDAVIRSGNTPVLVVPQPPDAPSGEPALTV, encoded by the coding sequence TTGTTCGATCACATTGTCGTACCGCTGGACGGCTCGAAGCTGTCGGAAGCCGCGCTCGCTTATGTAGCTCCGCTCGCACGCAGTCTCGGCTCCAAGGTCGTGTTGCTGCATGCCTACGACAACCCGTATGTTGACCTGCTGAGCGCGCACCCGGGAGCGAGAGAAATCGCACCTGACCAGAATGCCGTGGCTGCCGCGTCCGACTACCTCAACGGTACCCGCGATAGGCTGCAATCCGACGGTGTGCAATGCGATATCCGCATAATGCGGGGCGCGCCCGCCGCTGTCATACTCAAGTACATCGAAGAGCGCCGGCCGGACCTCATCGCCATGAGCACGCACGGACGCTCCGGACTGCGACGCATGCTCGTCGGTAGCGTCACCACGACTATCCTGCCGCGCGCCGAAACTCCCGTCCTGATAGTACACCCGGCCGAAGGCGAAGAACATCCCGAAACCTCGTTCGAGAGCCTCGTCGTCCCTCTCGACATGTCATACCGCTCGGAACACATCCTGCCGGTTGCCGCGGAACTCGCGGACGCGCTAAACCTAGATACCACGCTCGTAACCTGCGTCCCCTCGCAGTCGCAGCTGTACATTGGATCCGGGCACGAAGTTTACCCATACCCCGACGACCTGATGGAGCAGGCGCAGGAGTCCGCGGAAGAATACCTGCAAAGTTCCACCGACGCCGCTGCGCGAGGACGGCAACGGAATGTGCGATGGGAATGCTTGGACGGCGGCCCCGCCGGAGCGATAGTCGAATACGCCGAATCGCAGCCCAACAGCCTCATAGCCATGTGCACGCAGGGGCGCACCGGCCTCGGTCGTTGGGTGCTAGGCAGCGTGACCGACGCCGTCATCCGCTCCGGCAACACACCTGTGCTGGTCGTGCCTCAGCCGCCTGATGCGCCAAGCGGCGAACCCGCGCTCACCGTATAA